DNA from Gammaproteobacteria bacterium:
CGCATCATTGACGACCGAACGGTGGCCTACCTGGATCTGACCGGCAGCGGCGCCGAGACCTCGGCTCATGTGCTGGAAAACGGCCGGCTGACCCTGATGTTCATGAGCTTCGACGCCCAGCCCCTGATCCTGCGGCTGTACGGACGCGGGGAGATCATCCGGCCCGACAACCCCAACTGGCCCGAGTGGCACGAACATTTCGAGACCATCCCCGGCGAGCGCCAGATCATCCTGCTGCACATCGAGATGGTGCAGACCTCCTGCGGCTTCGGCGTGCCGATGTACGACTATCGCGGCGAACGGGAGACGCTGCGCGAATGGGCGCAGAAGAAGGGCGACGAAGGGTTGCGCGAATACCGGCTGCACAAAAACCGGGTCAGCCTGGACGGGCTGGATACCGGTCTGGCGGAGGAAGCGGAGGAAACCGAGGATCCGGGCAGGCTGTAGGCCCCGTTCAGTCCTCGTCGTCGGGGATCGGCGCGGTGGGCAGCTCGCTGATCGCGAAGCCGGGATGGATCTGCAGCAGGCTCAGTTTGGCGCCCTTGATGTCTTCCCAATAGGCGGCCGCGGTATCGAGATAATAGATGTTGGCGATCTGGACGGCCCGCTGCAGCGGCGTATGGCCGACCACCACCAGGTCGATGCCTTCCACCGGCGGCACGCGGCCGCTCAGTTCCGCCAGCTTGAGCCGGTTGCGCGACCACAGGGCGTAGTCCTGGAACGAGGCGTCCTCCAGCTTTTCCACGAACTCGTGCCAGCCGACGTTGAGCGGAATGTCGGCGTGCACGATGCCGACGCTGCCGTGCTCGGTCGCGATCTCCATCGCCAGGGGCAGGGCGGCGACGCGGGTCATGAAGGCTTCGCGCATCTCGTCGTCGATGTCGTGCCACCAGCCACCGCCGTTCATGTTGGTCCAGTTGAGGAAGTTCATGGCGTCGTTCTGGGCGGTGAGCATCATGCGCTCGTGATTGCCCTGCACGGCGTGGAACCAGGAGTGGTCGAGAAATTCCAGGCAGCGCTGCGATTCCGGTCCACGGTCGATCAAGTCGCCGACCGAGAACAGCCGGTCGCGTTCGGCGTCGAACTCGACGCCCAGGAGCATCTGTTCCAGCGCGCTGAACATGCCGTGCAGATCGCCGACCACGAAGTCGCGCCCTGTCTCGTTGCGGGGAAAGCTCTGGTACATCGCGTCCTGAGGCAGTTGTGTCGCTTTTGTGCCCATCATGTATTAGTTTAGCGCGTCGCCGCAGGCCGGAAGCGCCCCATGACACCTGAACAGTTCGCAGCTCATCGCGACATATTTCGCGAATTCATCGATCAGACTCATGTGTACACCGCCATGATCGTGCTGGGTGCCTTTGTCGTTT
Protein-coding regions in this window:
- a CDS encoding metallophosphoesterase, which codes for MMGTKATQLPQDAMYQSFPRNETGRDFVVGDLHGMFSALEQMLLGVEFDAERDRLFSVGDLIDRGPESQRCLEFLDHSWFHAVQGNHERMMLTAQNDAMNFLNWTNMNGGGWWHDIDDEMREAFMTRVAALPLAMEIATEHGSVGIVHADIPLNVGWHEFVEKLEDASFQDYALWSRNRLKLAELSGRVPPVEGIDLVVVGHTPLQRAVQIANIYYLDTAAAYWEDIKGAKLSLLQIHPGFAISELPTAPIPDDED
- a CDS encoding pyridoxamine 5'-phosphate oxidase family protein; the encoded protein is MSKRFDRLDPKLREFIRKQALFIVASAPHQGRVNTSPKGMNTLRIIDDRTVAYLDLTGSGAETSAHVLENGRLTLMFMSFDAQPLILRLYGRGEIIRPDNPNWPEWHEHFETIPGERQIILLHIEMVQTSCGFGVPMYDYRGERETLREWAQKKGDEGLREYRLHKNRVSLDGLDTGLAEEAEETEDPGRL